In the genome of Eggerthella sp. YY7918, one region contains:
- a CDS encoding CCA tRNA nucleotidyltransferase, whose amino-acid sequence MPHENHCINHVHIPLPSYASVALDILEECGYESWIVGGYVRDALLGRPSADVDIATRADWREVQQAFEERGYHTHETGTAHGTLTVIVDEYALEVTTFRTDGHYVDARHPSRVEFVRTIEEDLARRDFTINALAYHPDRGLLDPFGGQADLNAHILRAVGNPTKRFSEDALRMLRACRFAAQLGFTIEEETYYGMLKNKGLLARISTERVAHELSGLLLGAHAGTALVDTVDVLAAVVPELVAMKGFDQKTPYHIHDVLVHTAYVVDGVRPEPLVRWAALFHDMGKPAAFFTDKKGTGHFYGHAAISVIMARGIMARLSLSPSFANRVLTLVKYHDDVIEATPKSVKRALVRLGGDTELFRALCDLKRGDARGQAPHCIGRVQLADELEAILDQLLAADEAFSLKKLAIDGRAVIELGVEEGPRVGQALEAALEAVIDERVINEANALRAFITTWNEQTSPSSLS is encoded by the coding sequence ATGCCGCACGAAAATCATTGCATCAATCATGTGCACATTCCCCTGCCCTCCTATGCTTCTGTGGCGCTCGACATCCTTGAGGAATGCGGATACGAGTCATGGATCGTGGGTGGATATGTACGCGATGCGCTGCTTGGTCGACCTTCGGCAGATGTCGACATCGCCACTCGTGCCGATTGGCGCGAGGTTCAGCAAGCGTTTGAAGAACGCGGCTATCACACGCATGAAACCGGTACAGCCCACGGCACGCTCACGGTTATTGTGGATGAATATGCCCTTGAGGTCACAACGTTTCGCACGGACGGACACTATGTCGATGCGCGCCATCCCTCACGCGTCGAATTCGTGCGCACCATTGAAGAGGACTTGGCGCGGCGCGATTTCACCATCAACGCACTTGCGTACCATCCCGATCGCGGGCTGCTTGACCCCTTCGGCGGGCAGGCCGACCTAAACGCGCATATACTGCGCGCGGTCGGCAATCCGACAAAGCGCTTCTCCGAGGACGCACTGCGCATGCTCCGCGCCTGCCGTTTTGCCGCGCAGCTTGGTTTTACCATTGAAGAAGAAACCTATTACGGCATGCTCAAGAACAAGGGGCTGCTCGCACGAATATCGACCGAACGCGTGGCTCACGAACTGTCCGGATTGCTGCTGGGCGCCCATGCAGGCACGGCACTTGTCGATACGGTCGACGTGCTGGCCGCGGTCGTACCCGAACTTGTGGCGATGAAGGGGTTTGATCAAAAGACGCCCTACCATATACATGATGTGTTGGTTCATACCGCCTACGTGGTGGATGGCGTTCGGCCCGAGCCGCTTGTTCGCTGGGCGGCACTCTTCCACGACATGGGAAAACCCGCTGCGTTTTTTACCGACAAAAAGGGTACTGGCCACTTTTACGGCCATGCAGCCATCAGCGTCATCATGGCGCGGGGCATTATGGCGCGCCTTTCGCTCTCTCCATCCTTTGCCAATCGGGTGCTCACCTTGGTGAAGTACCACGATGATGTTATTGAGGCGACGCCGAAATCCGTCAAGCGGGCACTTGTGCGGCTTGGTGGCGACACCGAACTGTTCAGGGCATTGTGCGATCTCAAGCGAGGCGATGCACGCGGCCAAGCTCCGCACTGTATCGGACGCGTCCAACTAGCCGACGAGCTTGAAGCGATACTTGACCAGCTGCTTGCCGCCGACGAGGCCTTCTCTTTAAAGAAGCTCGCCATCGACGGACGCGCTGTTATCGAACTCGGCGTGGAAGAGGGGCCGCGCGTAGGACAAGCGCTTGAAGCGGCCCTCGAAGCGGTGATAGACGAACGCGTCATCAATGAAGCGAATGCGCTGCGTGCGTTTATAACAACGTGGAACGAGCAGACATCTCCTTCTTCTCTTTCGTAA